Below is a window of Longimicrobiales bacterium DNA.
GGCCCTCGAGAGTGCCGGATATACTAGCTTTTTGGACATCATCGACCTTGAACGCGAGGATCTCCTGCGCGTTCCCGGGATTGCCGCAGAGCAGGCGGACAACCTGCTTCAGCTCATTGAGTCGCTGACGGTCGAAGAGGGTGCCAGCGACGATGCACAGGCCGTCGAGGGTGCACCGACCGACGAGGAGCTGGAAGAGGCGAAGCAGCTGGCGGCCGACGTGCTCGGCCTGCCGATGCCGGAACGGAAGACGCCCGCTCCATCGACGGAGGATGCGGGACAGTCGTCCGGGTGATTCTGCGCCCGAGCGCGGACGCCCGGAGACGCGGCCGGACGCGCGGGCGCGGCCGGATCGTGCGCTCGGACTCCTCGGGATGGCGACCCGTGCCGGTGCCGTAGTGCCCGGCACGGAACGCGTCCGGGAGGCCGCTCGCGCGGGCACGCTCCGTCTGGCGGTAATGGCGTCGGACGCCTCGGATAACAGTCGCGGGAAACTGCTGCCGCTGCTCACTGCACGCGGCATATCCCACGTGATCCGATATGAACGCAGTGCACTGGGCGCGGCCATCGGTCGCGGCCCGGTGAGTGCCGTCGGGGTAGTCGATGCCGCCCTGGCGGATCGGCTCATGGCGATACTGGGCGAGCGCGGTGTAGAAGGTATCGGGTAGGATGACGCGCGCGGCGCGTCTCGTGGTTCCGTCAAGGTGGTGACAGAGGTATGCGGGTTTACGAAGCAGCGAGAGAGTTCAAGGTCGAGCCGGAGAAGATGCTGGCTATTCTCCGGACGATGGGTGCGCGGGTTACCTCCGAGGCGTCGCAGGTCGATGATGCCACGGTAGCGAAGCTGCGCGCCCGTCTCGAGCGCGAGCGACGCGCCGGACACACCGACCTGGAGGAGTCCCTCGAGGCGGTCGTGGAAGACGCGCAGCCTGCCGGCCGGCGGCGCCGGCGGAAGAAGGAGGATCTGCCGGAGCCCGTCGTCGAGGAGCCCGCAGCGGTAGAAGCGGAGGCGGACAGCACCGTCGATGCAGCTGCCGATGCTGCCGAGGCCATCGCCGCCGAAGCGGCCGAGACGGCAGCTGCGGAAGGCGAGGATGTCACGCAGCCGATCGAGGAGGCCGCGGCACGGCCCGAGGTCACGATCGTGCCGGCGGAAGCGCAGGCGGAGCCCACACCGGAAGTGGAGGTCGAGCCGGAGCCTGAGCCGGCCGCGGAGGCGCCTGAGGCGGAGCCGACGGAGCCGGAGGAGCTGACACCGGCTGCGAGTGCCGAGCCGGCCGCTGAAGAAGAGCCGGCCCGTCCCGCGCGGCAGCAGCCGACCGCGGAGCAGCGGCCGAAGCTGCGTCGCGCCGCGGAAGTGCTGGGCAAGACGCCGCCGCGCGGCGCAAGCCCGTCACCGGCCGCGAGTGCGGCACCCGGTGGGCAGGTCCGCATTCAGGCGGAGGGCTTCACGGCCGACGGCCGGCGCGCCGTGGGCGGCCCGACCCCGTCGAGCGGTGCCGGCACCAGTGCGGGCGGCGGCGGCAAGAAGGACAAGAAGAAGAAGAAGCAGCGCCGGGTCGACCAGGACGCCGTGCAGGAGAACATCGCGCGCGTCATGACGGAGCTCAAGACGGGCGGCAAGAAGCGCCGTCATCGTCGCGAGGAGTCACCGGGCCGTGTCGAGCGGGAAGCCGAGCGCAAGCGCGTCGCCGCGGAAGAGGCGACGATCGTCCGCGTCAACGAGTTCCTGACCGTGGCAGAGCTGGCTGAGCTGATCGACGTATCGGCAACCCAGATCGTCGGCAGCGCGTTCAAGAACCTCGGCCTGCTCGTCACGATCAACCAGCGCCTGGATTTCGACCAGATCGAGCTGCTCCTGGAGGAGTTCGGATTCCGCGCGGTCCGCGAGGAGGAGTACGCCGGCGATCTCACGGATGAAGAGACGACGGTGGATGCTCCGGAGGATCTCGAGTGGCGGCCACCGATCGTGACCATCATGGGTCACGTTGATCACGGCAAGACGTCGCTGCTCGACTACATCCGGAAGACGAACGTGATCGCGGGCGAGTCGGGCGGCATTACACAGCACATCGGCGCATATCACGTGGAGCTGCAGGACGGTCGCAAGATCACGTTCCTGGACACGCCCGGCCACGCCGCGTTCACCGCGATGCGTGCACGCGGCGCGGAGCTGACCGACCTGGTCGTGCTCGTCGTTGCCGCGGACGACTCGGTCATGCCGCAGACGATCGAGGCCATCAGCCACGCCAAGAATGCGGGCGTGCCGATCATCGTCGCGGTCAACAAGATCGATCTGCCCGGCGCGGAGCCGTCGAAGATCAAGCAGGACCTGCTCCAGCACGGTGTCGTCGTCGAGGAGTTCGGCGGACAGATCCTGGCAGCGGAGGTGAGCGCCAAGAAGGGCACCGGCGTGCCGGACCTGCTCGACAAGATCCTGCTCCAGTCCGAGATGCTGGACCTGAAGGCCAATCCGGCGCGCACAGCACAGGGCACGGTGGTGGAGGCACAGCTCGACGTCGGCAAGGGCCCCGTCGCGACCGTGCTCGTGACGAACGGCACGCTCAGTGTCGGTGACTCGTTCGTGTGCGGCCATTACGACGGCCGCGTCCGCGCGATGCTCGACGAGCGCGGCAAGCCGGTGCAGAAGGCCGGACCCGGGATTCCGGTCGTCGTTCTCGGCATCGCGGGCGTGCCGGGCGCCGGCGACAGCCTGATCGTCATGGATCCGGAGCGGGCCAGTGAGATCGCTGGCACGCGTCAGCGCCTGGAGCGCGAGAAGCAGCTGCGCATCAAGGGCCGCGGCGTGAAGCTGACGGACATCAGCCGCATCCTTGCCGAAGGCAAGACGGCCATGCTCAACCTGATCATCAAGGGTGACGTGGACGGCTCCGTGCAGGCGCTCTCCGACTCACTGCTGCAGCTCGGCACACAGGAAGTGCAGGTCGACGTGATCCACCGCGGCGTCGGTGCGATCAACGAGTCGGACGTGCTGCTCGCGACAACGGCCGGCGCGATCGTCATCGGCTTCCACGTGCGACCGACCGCCGAAGCGCGGGCCGTGGCCGCACGCGAGGGCGTGGACATCAAGCTGTACAACATCATTTACGAGGCGGTCGAGGATGTACGCTCGGCGCTCGAAGGGATGCTCACGCCGGAAGAGAAGGAAGTGCTGCTGGGTGTCGCCGAGGTGCGACAGCTGTTCAAGGTGCCCCGGGTCGGTACGGTGGCCGGCTGCTACGTCACCGAGGGTGTGCTCGACCGGAAGGGCAGGGTGCGCGTCGTGCGCGACGCCGTCCAGGTCTACGAGGGTGAGCTGGGCAGTCTCAAGCGGTTCAAGGACGATGTACGCGAGGTCCGCGAGGGCTTCGAGTGCGGCCTGAACGTCGAAGGCTTCAACGACGTGAAGGTCGGCGATCACATCGAGTGTTACCGCGTCGAGTCGGTTGCGCGCACGCTCGCCGGCGCCGCCGCGCGGGAATAGAACCCCCGGACGCGGAACCCATTCTGCAGAATGGCCGATCCGGGCAGGCTCGCGGCCGGACGGGATATCGGAGGCCTGGGTGGTAGTGGGGGTGATCGTCTGGGAGCTCGAGGTGTTCGGCGCCCAGTCCCTGAAGGACAAGCGGCGCGTCGTGAAGAGCCTGAAAGAGAGGCTGCAGAGCCGGTTTCACGTATCTGCCGCCGAGACGAGGCACCAGGATCTCTGGCAACGCGCCGAGATCTCCGCATGTGTTGTCAGCGGGGAGCAGCGCCACGTCGACGAGGTGCTGGATAGCATGGACCGGCTCGTCACAGGCGATATGCGGGCCCGCGTCATACAGTCGCGACGCAGCTATTGTCAGTAATCGATTTCGCCTGCAGCGGCCGCGCGGAAAGCGCGGCCGTTCGCATAATCAGACAGCGGATCGCCGGGGGCGCGGGCGTGGCCGCCGGGGTCATTTTGCAGAACGGGTGCCGCGTCCGACGCGTAGAGCCTACGCGGGCGACCGCGCCTCGGCGACCGCGTCGGCCGCGACCGCACCGGCAAGCCCTGCGAGTGGCCGCCGCCGACAGGGGATGGGGAAATGGCAAAAAAGAGAATCGCGCGCGTGAACGAACAGATCCGGCGCGAGTTGACGTCTCTGCTGCAGCGCGACGTGCGTGATCCGCGGATCGGCGTCGTCACGGTCACGGCTGTCGAGACCAGCCCGGATCTCTATCACGCGAAGGTGTTCTACAGCGTGATGGGGTCGGAGGAAGACCGCGCGAGTGCAGCAGAGGGGCTGCGCGCGGCCGCTGGCTTCCTGCGCACCGAGATCGGCAGGCGCATGCACATCCGGCGCGCGCCGGAACTCCATTTCACATACGACGATACGCTTCAGCACGCGATGCATATCGAGCGACTGCTGAAGGAGGCGCTCGCGGGAAGTGGCGGCTCCGACGACGACGGGATGGACGTGGACGGAAGCCGCTCTCCAGACGACGCAGCCGGTCCCGACGATACAGCGCAGCCGGGGGGTGCAGCCGATCCGGATGATCTCCAAGGGGAGCATGGCGGGAGCTGACCTCCCGCTCGAGGGCGTGCTACCCATCGACAAGCCCACCGGTCCGACGTCACACGACATGGTGGCGCGGGCGCGCCGCGCACTCGGTACCCGGCGGGTCGGGCACACCGGCACGCTCGATCCATTCGCATCGGGGCTCCTGCTGCTCTGCATTGGCCGCGCGACGCGCATCGCCGAATATCTGAGCGGCATGGACAAGCGCTACAGCGCGGTCGTGCGTCTTGGCGTCAGCACCGGCACACTCGATGCGACCGGCGCCGTCACGGCGGAGCACGACACGACCGGCATTACCCGCGCTGCCGTCGAGAACGCGCTCGCGCTCCAGCGCGGCGCCATCCTCCAGGTGCCCCCGGCGTATTCTGCCAAGAAGATTCGCGGTGAGCGCGCCTACGCCATGGCGCGACAGGGCCGGGACGTGGAGCTCGACGCGGTGCCGGTGACGATTCATGAGCTGACAGTCACCCGCGTCGAGCTCCCCGATGTGCACATCGATGTGACGTGCGGCAGCGGCACGTACATCCGGGCGATCGCGCGGGACCTGGGCGATGCGCTCGGCGTCGGTGCCCATCTCACCGCGCTGCGTCGGACCGCCGTCGGCCCCCACTCCGTCGACCGCGCCGTGACGGCCGATGAGCTCGATACCCGGCCCGACAGGGTCGCCGCTTCGATGATCCCCACGCTCGACGCGCTTGGCGCCATGCCGCACATTGCGTTGTCCGACGATGACGTCGCGCATATTCGCCATGGTCGCGCCATCGTGTGTGACACGGACGCGATCGGCGCTGTCGCGCTCGAGGCGGATGGTGAGCTGGTGGCGATCGCAGAGGCCGACGCAGGACGCATCCGCCCGCGCAAGGTGTTCCTGTGAGCAACCGTGCGCGGCGGCTGCCCGATCCGGCCCACGGTGCCGTCGTCACGGTGGGGACGTTCGACGGTGTGCATCGAGGCCATATCGAGGTGCTCGAGCGGCTCGATGCCGCAGCGGCCGAGCGCGACGCGCTCAGTGTGCTGGTCACGTTCGATCCGCACCCGCTTCGCATCGTCCGCCCGGAGGCGGCGCCGCCCCTCCTCACGACGCCGGCCGAGAAGATCGAGATCCTCGCGCAGACGTCTCTCGACCGCGTCGTGTTCCTCCACTTCACACCGGTGCTCGCGGCCTACGAGCCGCGCGAGTTCGTCGACGAGATCCTCATCGGCAGACTGGATATGCGGCACCTCGTCATCGGCCATGACCACGGCTTCGGCCGGGGTCGCAGCGGCGATGTCGAAACACTGCGCACGATCGCCAGCGAGACGGGCTTCGGCATCGAGGTGGTCGACGCCGTGGTGAGTGACGGCGGCATCATTTCCTCCTCACGCATCCGCCGCCTTCTCCAGGAGGGCGATGTGCGTGAGGCCGCGCACGGGCTCGGCCGGCACTACTCCCTCACGGCCACCGTCGTGCGCGGCGAGGGCCAGGGCCGCAAGCTCGGGTTCCCGACCGCCAACCTCGGTCTCGGCGACACGGACAAGCTGATCCCGCACGAGGGCATCTACGCCGTCAGGGCTGCCCTGCGCGATCGCTTCGTCGATGGTGTGCTGCACCTCGGGCCGCGCCCCACGTTTGCCGGCCTCCCG
It encodes the following:
- a CDS encoding ribosomal L7Ae/L30e/S12e/Gadd45 family protein: MRDSRPGDSAPERGRPETRPDARARPDRALGLLGMATRAGAVVPGTERVREAARAGTLRLAVMASDASDNSRGKLLPLLTARGISHVIRYERSALGAAIGRGPVSAVGVVDAALADRLMAILGERGVEGIG
- the infB gene encoding translation initiation factor IF-2; the encoded protein is MRVYEAAREFKVEPEKMLAILRTMGARVTSEASQVDDATVAKLRARLERERRAGHTDLEESLEAVVEDAQPAGRRRRRKKEDLPEPVVEEPAAVEAEADSTVDAAADAAEAIAAEAAETAAAEGEDVTQPIEEAAARPEVTIVPAEAQAEPTPEVEVEPEPEPAAEAPEAEPTEPEELTPAASAEPAAEEEPARPARQQPTAEQRPKLRRAAEVLGKTPPRGASPSPAASAAPGGQVRIQAEGFTADGRRAVGGPTPSSGAGTSAGGGGKKDKKKKKQRRVDQDAVQENIARVMTELKTGGKKRRHRREESPGRVEREAERKRVAAEEATIVRVNEFLTVAELAELIDVSATQIVGSAFKNLGLLVTINQRLDFDQIELLLEEFGFRAVREEEYAGDLTDEETTVDAPEDLEWRPPIVTIMGHVDHGKTSLLDYIRKTNVIAGESGGITQHIGAYHVELQDGRKITFLDTPGHAAFTAMRARGAELTDLVVLVVAADDSVMPQTIEAISHAKNAGVPIIVAVNKIDLPGAEPSKIKQDLLQHGVVVEEFGGQILAAEVSAKKGTGVPDLLDKILLQSEMLDLKANPARTAQGTVVEAQLDVGKGPVATVLVTNGTLSVGDSFVCGHYDGRVRAMLDERGKPVQKAGPGIPVVVLGIAGVPGAGDSLIVMDPERASEIAGTRQRLEREKQLRIKGRGVKLTDISRILAEGKTAMLNLIIKGDVDGSVQALSDSLLQLGTQEVQVDVIHRGVGAINESDVLLATTAGAIVIGFHVRPTAEARAVAAREGVDIKLYNIIYEAVEDVRSALEGMLTPEEKEVLLGVAEVRQLFKVPRVGTVAGCYVTEGVLDRKGRVRVVRDAVQVYEGELGSLKRFKDDVREVREGFECGLNVEGFNDVKVGDHIECYRVESVARTLAGAAARE
- a CDS encoding bifunctional riboflavin kinase/FAD synthetase, with translation MSNRARRLPDPAHGAVVTVGTFDGVHRGHIEVLERLDAAAAERDALSVLVTFDPHPLRIVRPEAAPPLLTTPAEKIEILAQTSLDRVVFLHFTPVLAAYEPREFVDEILIGRLDMRHLVIGHDHGFGRGRSGDVETLRTIASETGFGIEVVDAVVSDGGIISSSRIRRLLQEGDVREAAHGLGRHYSLTATVVRGEGQGRKLGFPTANLGLGDTDKLIPHEGIYAVRAALRDRFVDGVLHLGPRPTFAGLPPSIELHLFDFDGDIYGERVAVRFVDRIRDIARFDSVEALVHAMEADCQLARSILAVADRAR
- the truB gene encoding tRNA pseudouridine(55) synthase TruB, translated to MISKGSMAGADLPLEGVLPIDKPTGPTSHDMVARARRALGTRRVGHTGTLDPFASGLLLLCIGRATRIAEYLSGMDKRYSAVVRLGVSTGTLDATGAVTAEHDTTGITRAAVENALALQRGAILQVPPAYSAKKIRGERAYAMARQGRDVELDAVPVTIHELTVTRVELPDVHIDVTCGSGTYIRAIARDLGDALGVGAHLTALRRTAVGPHSVDRAVTADELDTRPDRVAASMIPTLDALGAMPHIALSDDDVAHIRHGRAIVCDTDAIGAVALEADGELVAIAEADAGRIRPRKVFL
- a CDS encoding helix-hairpin-helix domain-containing protein → ALESAGYTSFLDIIDLEREDLLRVPGIAAEQADNLLQLIESLTVEEGASDDAQAVEGAPTDEELEEAKQLAADVLGLPMPERKTPAPSTEDAGQSSG
- a CDS encoding DUF503 domain-containing protein; protein product: MVVGVIVWELEVFGAQSLKDKRRVVKSLKERLQSRFHVSAAETRHQDLWQRAEISACVVSGEQRHVDEVLDSMDRLVTGDMRARVIQSRRSYCQ
- the rbfA gene encoding 30S ribosome-binding factor RbfA; protein product: MAKKRIARVNEQIRRELTSLLQRDVRDPRIGVVTVTAVETSPDLYHAKVFYSVMGSEEDRASAAEGLRAAAGFLRTEIGRRMHIRRAPELHFTYDDTLQHAMHIERLLKEALAGSGGSDDDGMDVDGSRSPDDAAGPDDTAQPGGAADPDDLQGEHGGS